One Eublepharis macularius isolate TG4126 chromosome 6, MPM_Emac_v1.0, whole genome shotgun sequence DNA segment encodes these proteins:
- the KCNE4 gene encoding potassium voltage-gated channel subfamily E member 4, with protein MMDHPNMTHPLLAAVSRSTETSTTEKSGGNGNEYFYILIVMSFYGIFLMGIMLGYMKSKRKEKKSNLLLLYKDEERAWGQASKPISTISELKSIQIPMMLSMLQESMVPAFSCTLCSMEGSSVSESSLPDVHLTIQEEAPDAELEATSEAPFLNGSSEGSSESIHQNS; from the coding sequence ATGATGGATCATCCCAATATGACCCACCCTCTGCTTGCTGCTGTCAGTCGTAGCACTGAAACATCCACTACTGAGAAGAGTGGAGGGAATGGAAATGAATACTTCTATATCCTGATTGTGATGTCCTTTTATGGAATCTTTCTCATGGGAATAATGCTGGGCTACATGAAATCCAAgcgaaaagaaaagaaatctaaCTTGCTGCTGCTTTACAAAGATGAGGAGAGGGCGTGGGGTCAAGCCAGCAAACCTATTTCGACCATCTCAGAACTGAAGTCCATCCAGATCCCAATGATGTTGAGCATGCTGCAGGAGAGCATGGTGCCAGCTTTCTCCTGTACCCTCTGCTCCATGGAAGGGAGCAGTGTGAGCGAGTCTTCATTGCCAGACGTTCACCTCACGATCCAAGAGGAAGCACCTGATGCAGAACTGGAGGCAACATCTGAAGCACCCTTTCTGAATGGCAGTAGTGAAGGGTCCTCAGAAAGCATCCACCAAAACTCCTAG